Sequence from the Cydia fagiglandana chromosome 8, ilCydFagi1.1, whole genome shotgun sequence genome:
cccgacgttgcttaactttggtcaaaaatcacgtttgttgtatgggagccccatttaaatctttattttattctgtttttagtatttgttgttatagcggcaacagaaatacatcatctgtgaaaatttcaactgtctagctatcacggttcgtgagatatagcctggtgacagacggacggacggacggacggacggacggacggacggacggacggatggacggacggacggacagcgaagccttagtaatagggtcccgttttaccctttgggtacggaaccctaaaaactgttaTCTCTTATACAGGCCAAAATAAGCAACCTAGCAAACCTCCAACTACTTCTTCTTGGAATGTATATTTCCTGGCTTAGTCCTCTGTTAGTAAGATCGGGACATTTCGTATCCCATAAACGTCTATATTCACCATATAGTTGTATCAATTTAAGGCACTGTTCTTTATCCATGGCGCTAACATGCGGCGAACAAGCGAGGCAAAACACAAACGTCTTGAGCGCGGCAAACTTACTGAGGCGCCTTTGAGCATGGGTAAAAACCGACAACGTTTGCCTCGGGCGAGGCATGTCCTGACTGACCGAGGATTTGCCTCACGAGGCTGCTCGCTCAGTCAGTACCCGGCTAATGATTTATATAAATCGACCGCCTATTCCCATGCCATAATTTGAAGCCTTTTACTTTGGATAAATGGTAGTTTTATACCTGAATAACATATcattttcattaattttatgtGTATTATTGATGTGTCTATCTAGATGACTCTTGTTCGTATAAGCTTTGCCGCAGCTGCTTACAGGACATGGAAAACCTTTCTGAAAAGAAAATTATCACATGTATAGACATCAAAAGTCATAGATTAAACGATTTTCTTTACCAAGTTAGCGTTTTAGTGCCATGGTTTTTATAACCTCTCCTTATAACCTCCATCAATGAAAACAGCTAATAgtaaatattgtataatataCTTTAAATACTTACAATGTTATTATGAACTAACAAGTGTTGCGCCAATCTATAGGGTCTGTTAAATACGCTGTTGCAAGCTTCAAAAGTGCAGCGATATAAAGTTTTCTGTTCAGTTTGCATGTTTGTATTTTCTATCGCTAccacattattaaaaaaactcgGTCTGTATAATATTGGTGCGGATTTTATTCTAAGATTTAATTTATCTGATAGTAGTCAGTTCACTTTTAAATCATAAAATTTCGAAATTCGCACGCTTAAAACCGATAGTGCGAGGCAATGGCGAGGCATAACCTAATTTCTACTCTACAGACTACACGTCAAATGTcaaggaaaaaaaaatattgttgtcAAACCTCAGGAATATTTAAGCCACACTAAAAAGCGCCGGTATATTGTGACAGGCAACCTAGCTTTACTCGACGGTCCGGTCAGTGTTATAGCCGTAATACACTACCGCACCGTACCAAGGTCATGGTTTGGTTATGTTGGTAAATTGACAGCCAGACCCTTTTCAACCCATATTTTACTATATTTTAATTGTACTCTGTGGTGAAATTGACATGACATGATAAATAATGACGTGATTCGAGTTAAAGTGAGATTCACTAGCTCTCACATTTTACTTGTTCTAAATTTCTATTGTAATTACTTGGCTCTATTGCGACCGTCTATTAATTATTAAAGTAACGCTATAATAAGTTATAAGTCAGTGCCCTCATATACTACGATAAAAGTATCAGCTGACGAACATAAACAAAGGGCATGATAATATTCTGTGAAGTGgtgaaatatttacaaaatacattGTGATCCGTACAGTAACTATGGATATTGATGGTTCATCCATGCCAAATCCCCAAAATATTGGGGAAATAGATCAAAATTTACTTTTACAGTTTAGCTGTATGAATACTACAGACAGGGAAGAACTAATAGGTCAAATGCAGAGACTTTTAGGTCCTAGTTTGACCCATAACACAGCTAGTTTCTTTCTTGATATGAGTAATTGGTAAGTAATTGTTTTACTAtatatgttattgttatttaaaaattatgctGTTTATATTAATCGGCAGCAGCTTTATGCAATGTTTGTTTCTTATAGCTAGGAAACATGTTTTTACTTTGATTAAATTGGTCTTTTTATGTTTCAGGAACTTGCAGACTGCAATATGTTGTTATTTAGACTATACCTTACCACAAAAACTTCCATCTATGTCATTGAAGGCAGCTCAAAACCAGGAAACGGCTGTTGGTCCTGGGGTCTGGTAAATACCTTCTTTTTCAAACATATCATCGTTTTTTATAATTAGTGTTAAGCTGGATCACAAattatatttgtaaataaaataaaggttaTGTAGTCTCTTTTGCACTAACAGTACCTACTGTGAAGTGTGTTGAAGAAATAAGGCAATTCTAAAATCATTCTTTTTTAACATATACATAACTAATTGATTAACTTAATaggctttaaaataaaaagctgctgtcacatcattttatggtCTTTCATAAGGTAATGCACGAGTTACTATAAAAATAGGTATCCAAAtactatatataatattatgtagtaTAACTATAGAATGcctaaataatatttgcagtTTCCTTGATTTCTCTAGGTTCTCTTCTCACGAGAAATATAGGCAAAAAACATAGCTAAAGCCCTTATGTTtgcagtaataaataaataagtaaattttaCGAAACAATTTTAACCTTAGCATGAGTCATATTACAACAAAGTCATTGTTAGGCTGTATGCATGACTAATACCCCAAGTGACAGTATTATTGCTTCTTTTATTTCAGTTTTGAACAAAACTGGACTATTGCCAATACAGGGGCTGAGAGTTGGCCCGGTAGCTGTAGATTGGTTCAAGCCGGAGGAGAGCCACTTGGTGCTACACCTGTCTATGTGCCTCCTTTACCTCCGGGACACTCCACCACTGTTATGTTGAAATTAGTAGCACCTAGCAGGCCTGGTACACATAGGGGCTATTTCCACTTATTGACTGAAAAAGGAGACCAAATAGGAGGTGAGTTTTCTTACAAACAAAATTTATTCAGGGATTTATTTTTAGGGTCTCATACCTCAAAAGgcaaaatggaacccttataggttCACTTGTGTTTATCTGTCTTTAACAGCCAATTTGCTTCAAAACAACTGGCACAAGTTGAAATGTGGTAGACATACAAAATAacgtaaaaaaattaactaaaaaagGCGAAAGGCGAAATTTGACCGTTCCTCCCAAACCCAGAATATATCACTGAAATTACTgatcattaaattaaaaaaatacagttatAGAATACAGGAAAACCTAGAAGAAAGAAAAGTGTGAGTAGATTTTAAGAAAGAAAAATAGGTAGCTGCATAGCACACCCCTGAGAGCACTGAATATACTAACAAGAGACGCAAAGATATTGTTTGCTCACAAAATATTCATAGAAGATAATTATGCCTTTAATATTCATTGCTCTGGGTCCTTTTCTATACAACAGGCTCAACGCAAATTTAGATTTATATCCACTCAGTTACAAAAAGTGTAAGGAAACGCTCCGAAAAGCCCTTCAAAATATGACGTACGAAGACACAGAGAACCTACTAATAGTTGTAAAATGATTATAAGCAATATGACTGGATTTACAACAGGATAAATAGGATAATtatcacaataaataaatatatagtatTAAGTTGCTAAATTATAATGTGTTTTTTGTAAGTGAACATTAATTTGCTTGAACAATGTTTGCCATATTTCACGCCTGAAAGTcctgaaacacagggaatcctagttcaggcactatttttaagttttgttttatattaatgtaaccatgaaatacgtgttttttgaataaattatgtttatacatccctccttttgcgttgccgtagtcgggtaaaaaatcaaaataaaccATATTTTATAAGGAAAACCAGCAATAAAATTTCCTCTATGCTGTAATGTGTTTTCTTTAGTGAATGAGGTAAAACCTGATAATGGTAGTATAATCCACGTGCAGGGAATTCCacaaataatttacatatgaaatgtacatgtaggtattataatacagaaatatttttatgttttacagATACATTGTGGGTGGAAGTCACAGTGGAGTCCGAGATGACTATGGCTCTGGTGGAGCAACTGGCAGCACTACCCGTCCCAAGTAGTAGAACAGATGACACTGCCACATCTAACGTTACTCAGGTGAGCACTTGTTTTATTGTCTATTTATAAATATGAGACATTCCTACAAAAGAACCAGCACCAGGTTCAATTTTATTCCCAGACGTTTTAGGCAATTTCTTAACTTTTTCGACgccatgtcaaacacaaaagttgtcactcagacgccacgtcaccgaagtgtcaaaactgaaattgaactttatgcatatgcacgtaggtctatgttgctctgtggtctgtgaccgattaattcgtctttggcgttggacctgcggtgcgtatatatcggtcattggcatCCAACAGGTTAAACTTTGAATGCAGCATATCATCTTTTGATCGCCTTTTGACACGTAATGTAATGTCCATTGGTACAAGCTAAAAAACTGGAAGCGGTGTTAGCCTGACGCTAAGGGCTTGcggctttcaatccggaggtcgcgggttcaaaccccaccTCTTAGCAGTAAGTTTTTCGGAATAAGTtggaaatatcatttgatattttatttaccaGTCGATTTCAGTGAAGAAAACTGGAAGGTCGGAAAATAAGACGGTTAAATTTCAgtagctttcgtaaaaactagaaTTTACGCCAACTCTTGgtattagttgccaagcggacttcaggctcccatgagccgtggcaaaaagcacAACGAGAACAACGAATAAGAAAGCAACAAGGGGTCTTACAATATCAATTGTCACTATTAATTACTAAAAATAATTGTTAGTTACTTGAAATTGATTTGTCTTCTTTTTTTTACAGATGCCACAAGATGACCAGATGTGTTGATAAAAATTGATGCAGTGtcacaaatattttatttaattttacgtATACATCACAAAAccattggttttcatttttatcattattttataatattactatttgatttatttaaataattttttttttctattgtaaAAAAGAATGCATTTTGTAGTTAAAATTAAGTTTATTGTATTCTTTCATGTTCCATTAATTTCTTAATTAATTGAACCACaaatgtacaaattaaattGGTTGCTTAGTGATTGATAGTTATACAATTTGTAAGAAGCTTGCCAAACATTTCATGTCCCTTTTGCAAAATGTCCAGTCAACACAATAACTCTATTTCAATTAAGACTGAATAGTCACTCTTGTCTTTTTACTCTTACTTAGCTTTTATTTAGGCGCTCCTACACTACCTAAGGGTGGTATGGTATTCCATCTATGCAACatattggtccaatgtgtattgctcCTCACATTTTACTTGATGACGctatgacattggacaaagaaatttgcttaagtacataatttatttaaatttgtgagGTAGCGTTTCTTGTAAATTTGTATGTACATCTATTTTCACCTTTTTGTTTAACAATATGTTGTGAAAGAAGGGACATTCTGAAAAAGGGATTTTGTACATGACTTACGAACTGAATTTAGTGCTGAAAAAAGGAGACCAACCAATCTGGATGACCTGGATGTAGATATTTTACGAAGGTATGTTTCGCTAGTGGGATCTCATGCACCCGAAGTATAGATACATTGTATAATGAACACCTCCAATTAGCTTCATGCCTGAATTTTTAGATAGATTTCAATGAACTCTACTTTCCGTGAGATTCATAAGTTTCTAATAAACCTACTATTTATTGTACGCCAGAAACTTCCAAATTGCGAAAGTAAATGTGGCGCGCTCACCGCGAGTAAAAACGCGCCACACAAAAAGCGCGCACCCCGTGACGTCACAACATACACGGCTGAGAAAAAATGTATGCAAAAGAATCCTGAgaaataaacttttattttttacgCCGTAAAAAATGAGTTTAAGTATATTGTTCCTGTAATTCTCTGTCTCAATATAACACAAAGAATCTGTTAAAAGTGTATGATATACATTAGCGTGATAAAAATTATTGGATTAATTTCGTGTCGTTGAACATGTTCATAcaacaaacaaaatatttttcatgCATGTAGCCCATTGTGGTTGAATAGCTGTAAGGCAACAATATGAATTTGTTAGATATTAATGAAAATTTTACAAGACATTGTAATGAAGTGTTTATTTTAGTAGCATCacttattttcttatttataaATTGCATTGccatttagtaaaataaaattggggTTTTATTTGTAGTTGTAAAATATGTAAGTGAAGAGTACAATTTGAAAGCAATAAATTTAATGATTTTTAGATTTCTTTGATCTACATTAATACCTGCACAGCTACATCTACATTGTttacgtaataaaataaaaatagaacaTAATACTTATGGTCATATAATATAGTATTTTTAATATCATACCCAAAAATAACCATTTAAACTGCCATCTGCATATCAATCTTAGGATGTGGATTGTAATCTTTAATTATGAAATCTTCATATTTAAAGTCATCAATGGAATCTACTTTCCGTGCAAACTCTAATGTTGGGAATGGTTTGGGTTGCCTTTCCAGTTGTACTTTGAGAGGCTCAATGTGATTTAGGTAAACATGAGTGTCACCTGTTGTATGCACAAATTCTCCAGCCTGTGAAACAAAATATTGAGCTGTATATTACTGTAAGCATCAGGAGCGGCTCTAGGGTGGTGGAAATTAACCCAGAACAGCACCAGTTTTAAGTATGTGACAGCACCTTGAGCAAAGTGAATACTGAACATGTAACACCATCCAAAAAATTGCAAGGTACATCATTGGCTAGAATATTCTAGGATAGTCGTATAATAACATTCAAATCCCATATTACCATTGTCATCTTCatagtaaaataatatatcACTAATCAGAGATCACTTGCTAAACTGAGGTATAAGAGGTTTACTTCAAAACTATTAGACATTCTACAAAAAGGGTTATTAAAGTAGTATTTGTAGAGGAAAAGCAATTCTTACCTCAAGACCTGTAATGTGAGCAATCATATGGGTCAAAAAGGCATAGCTGGCAATGTTGAAGGGCACACCAAGGCCCATGTCGGCACTTCTTTGATACAAGAGACAGGACAGCTTGCCACTGGCCACATGGAACTGGGCCAAGCAATGGCACGGTGGGAGGGCCATTTTACCGAGATCTGAAGGATTCCATGCGCACATCAGCATCCTTCTATCTGCAGGATTTTtcctaaaaaatatttaacacaTATTAAAACTAATATTTCCCTTAAAACTAATCCTGGCTcgtgccaatgagtttttcggaacttatgtatgaaatatcatttgacatTTGCCAcaagcttttcggtgaaggaaaacattgtgaggaaacctgcatacatctgagaagaaattcaaaggtgtatgtgaagtccccaatccgcattgggctagcatggggactatagcccatgacctctCATGCATGAGAgcaggcctgtgcccagcagtgggacatatataGGCCGAgttattatatagtttatctTTTGACTTTTCTAAAAATCACATATTTCTATTTTCACTgccaaataattaataaatggtGACATCTATAAATGTCCATGACTTGTGGTAAAAATTAATAACATACTTCATACTCTCAATAATGTTTTGGAGCTGGTCAATTCCTTGCCCACTGTAATCAGTTTTAGCATCAATATATTGAGCACCACTGTGTCTCCATTGAAATCCATACACTGGACCTAGGTCtcctgcaaaaaaaaaactatgattACTGGCAGAGTAATCTAGAAACGCAGCAAATATGATTGAATTACACATAGTTAATACCTTCTTCTCTATCTGTAAAGCCCAGATTATCTAGAAAAGCTCTTGAGCCATTAGCATCCCAAATATGAACACCTTTGGAGGCTAAGACCTTGCCATCGGTTGACCCAGAGATCATCCATAGCAATTCTTCCAGAACTCCTCTAGTAAAAACCCGTTTTGTGGTCAAAAGGGGCAAAGTATTGTTTCTAAGTGAATATCTTTGCATAGCCCCAAAAATGGACAAAGTGCCGACACCAGTTCTGTCGACTCTTTTGTCGCCTGAAATAGaacatatgtaagtatatagCCGATATAGATCTTGGACAATTACGTTACAATGTAGCCGATATAGATCTTGGACAATTACGTTACAATGTAGCCGATATAGATCTTGGAGAATTACGTTACATGTTAAGATGTAAATATTCGTAAGTCATACCTGTGTCTATAATTTGCTTAACAAGCTTAAGATACTGATACTCATCGTGGTGATCAGTAAAGCCGTTCGTTGCCATGACTTTCACTAGATGATCAGATATCTAAGTGATTTTGA
This genomic interval carries:
- the LOC134666683 gene encoding thymidylate synthase: MATNGFTDHHDEYQYLKLVKQIIDTGDKRVDRTGVGTLSIFGAMQRYSLRNNTLPLLTTKRVFTRGVLEELLWMISGSTDGKVLASKGVHIWDANGSRAFLDNLGFTDREEGDLGPVYGFQWRHSGAQYIDAKTDYSGQGIDQLQNIIESMKKNPADRRMLMCAWNPSDLGKMALPPCHCLAQFHVASGKLSCLLYQRSADMGLGVPFNIASYAFLTHMIAHITGLEAGEFVHTTGDTHVYLNHIEPLKVQLERQPKPFPTLEFARKVDSIDDFKYEDFIIKDYNPHPKIDMQMAV
- the LOC134666684 gene encoding protein ILRUN: MDIDGSSMPNPQNIGEIDQNLLLQFSCMNTTDREELIGQMQRLLGPSLTHNTASFFLDMSNWNLQTAICCYLDYTLPQKLPSMSLKAAQNQETAVGPGVCFEQNWTIANTGAESWPGSCRLVQAGGEPLGATPVYVPPLPPGHSTTVMLKLVAPSRPGTHRGYFHLLTEKGDQIGDTLWVEVTVESEMTMALVEQLAALPVPSSRTDDTATSNVTQMPQDDQMC